One window of Nymphaea colorata isolate Beijing-Zhang1983 chromosome 11, ASM883128v2, whole genome shotgun sequence genomic DNA carries:
- the LOC116264141 gene encoding proteasome subunit beta type-2-B codes for MECVFGLVGDGFAVIAADTSAVNSILVHKSNEDKIMILDSHKLMGASGESGDRVQFTEYIQKNVHLYQFRNGIPLTTAAAANFTRGELATALRKNPYFVNILLAGYDKEIGPSLYYIDYIATLHKIQKGAFGYGSYFCLSMMDRHYHSGMSVEEAVDLIDKCIMEIRSRLVVAPPNFVIKIVDKDGAREYAWRETIKDAGVAAA; via the exons ATGGAGTGTGTGTTCGGGCTGGTGGGCGATGGGTTTGCGGTGATTGCCGCCGACACTTCAGCAGTGAACAGCATACTGGTACACAAGTCAAACGAGGACAAGATCATGATTCTTGATTCCCACAAACTCATGGGCGCTAGCGGCGAAAGCGGCGACAG GGTTCAATTTACTGAATACATCCAGAAGAACGTTCATCTCTACCAATTCCGCAACGGGATCCCTCTAACTACTGCAGCAGCAGCAAATTTCACCCGAGGCGAGCTCGCTACTGCACTGAGAAAG AATCCATACTTCGTAAATATTCTTCTTGCTGGATATGACAAAGAAATTGGCCCATCTCTGTATTATATCGACTACATTGCCACTCTCCACAAGATCCAGAAAGGTGCATTTGGTTACGGTTCCTATTTCTGCCTGTCAATGATGGACAGACACTATCACAGTGGCATGTCCGTGGAGGAGGCTGTTGACCTCATAGACAAGTGCATAATGGAGATTAGGTCGAGACTGGTTGTCGCCCCACCTAATTTTGTGATCAAGATTGTGGATAAAGATGGAGCAAGGGAGTATGCCTGGCGTGAAACCATCAAAGATGCAGGTGTTGCTGCTGCTTAA